A single genomic interval of Planctomycetota bacterium harbors:
- the purQ gene encoding phosphoribosylformylglycinamidine synthase I has protein sequence MTTPKAILLRAAGTNCDQESRAACEKVGFQVDVVHVNRLFARPERLKDYHFLFVPGGFSYGDDLGAGKVLANELKTKLMPEFRSFIRDGKLVLGVCNGFQVLVKAGLLPDPFDDGSSSQLTLANNDSGKFEDRWIFLKVSSVKSEFLKAEEILELPVAHGEGKFLPRDSALLDRWDRAGQLVLRYVDPEGREAGYPWNPNGSAGHVAGMCDPTGRVLGLMPHPERFQDAVNHPRWTRRGLEIQPDGLKFFLNAREYVKRNLL, from the coding sequence TTCTTCTGCGCGCCGCGGGCACCAACTGCGACCAGGAATCCAGGGCCGCCTGCGAGAAGGTCGGCTTTCAGGTGGACGTCGTCCACGTCAATCGCCTTTTCGCTCGGCCCGAGCGGCTCAAGGACTATCATTTCCTCTTCGTGCCGGGGGGGTTCTCCTATGGGGACGACCTCGGCGCGGGAAAGGTGCTGGCCAATGAACTCAAAACGAAGCTGATGCCGGAGTTCCGGTCTTTCATCCGGGACGGGAAGCTGGTCCTGGGAGTCTGCAACGGATTCCAGGTGCTGGTCAAAGCGGGCCTGCTCCCCGACCCGTTCGACGACGGTTCCTCTTCGCAGCTCACGCTGGCGAACAACGATTCCGGGAAGTTCGAGGACCGCTGGATTTTCCTCAAGGTTTCGTCCGTAAAGTCCGAATTCCTTAAAGCGGAAGAAATCCTGGAGCTGCCCGTCGCCCATGGCGAGGGGAAGTTCCTCCCGCGGGATTCGGCGCTCCTGGACCGCTGGGACCGGGCCGGTCAGCTGGTCCTCCGGTACGTCGATCCGGAGGGGCGCGAGGCCGGATATCCCTGGAACCCCAACGGTTCGGCCGGCCACGTGGCCGGGATGTGCGACCCGACGGGACGGGTGCTGGGCCTGATGCCCCATCCGGAACGCTTCCAGGACGCGGTGAACCATCCGCGGTGGACGAGGAGAGGTTTGGAGATCCAGCCCGACGGTCTCAAGTTCTTCCTGAACGCCAGGGAGTATGTG